One window from the genome of Cryptomeria japonica chromosome 6, Sugi_1.0, whole genome shotgun sequence encodes:
- the LOC131876512 gene encoding uncharacterized protein LOC131876512: MSSKIKVWNMEVFKNIFVEKSSVEKKLSDIQETIILHGLDSVTYDKQKQLQETWEELSKREEIYWRYKSRELLLKQGYRNTKNFHASAKSKRATSTIFFINDHNIGNTLTNALDIQNEGVSFSKNLLSLTNAPHSTSHQDEIEILDVISQIITQQDNEDLMKPFTIEEVKKVVFSLAVDKAPGPYGFTALFFQKC; encoded by the coding sequence ATGTCGAGCAAAATAAAAGTGTGGAATATGGaagtttttaaaaacatttttgttgagaAAAGTTCAGTTGAAAAGAAGCTATCAGACATTCAGGAGACTATAATTCTCCACGGCCTCGATTCAGTTACATATGATAAGCAAAAACAGTTACAAGAGACTTGGGAAGAACTGAGTAAGAGAGAGGAAATATACTGGAGGTACAAATCTAGGGAGTTATTACTAAAACAAGGGTACAGGAACACAAAAAATTTCCATGCATCTGCCAAGTCCAAACGTGCAACATCAACAATCTTCTTCATTAATGATCATAATATAGGTAACACACTCACCAATGCATTAGACATCCAAAATGAAGGTGTTAGCTTTTCCAAAAATCttttatctctaaccaatgcaCCTCATTCAACCTCCCatcaagatgaaatagaaattttggatgtcaTTTCACAAATTATTacacaacaagacaatgaagacCTAATGAAACCATTCActattgaagaggttaagaaagtaGTATTCTCACTAGCTGTTGATAAAGCACCAGGCCCCTATGGATTCACTGCAttgtttttccaaaaatgttga
- the LOC131856043 gene encoding lachrymatory-factor synthase-like — protein MASSKLQGSVETKVMAPLEVVWKIASDFYELHKWFPGMKSCERVEGAPEKGVGSLRRCITSGQEGSDSFGVEELIAVDDTNHSYTYSMTDTNIPGFNGYQATIEVCEAKEQGNCLLKWSFELDPAAGHSKEDIEALFSSILPGIAKNLEQLASSQ, from the coding sequence ATGGCGAGCTCCAAATTGCAGGGCTCTGTAGAAACCAAGGTCATGGCTCCGCTGGAGGTTGTGTGGAAGATAGCAAGTGACTTTTACGAGCTACATAAGTGGTTTCCGGGCATGAAATCGTGTGAAAGAGTGGAGGGAGCGCCTGAAAAGGGCGTGGGCTCTCTGCGGCGCTGTATAACATCCGGGCAGGAGGGCAGTGATTCTTTTGGCGTAGAGGAGCTCATCGCTGTGGACGATACTAATCATTCATATACTTATAGCATGACAGACACCAACATTCCGGGCTTTAATGGCTACCAGGCTACCATTGAAGTCTGTGAAGCGAAGGAACAGGGCAACTGTTTGCTGAAATGGTCTTTCGAGTTGGACCCTGCCGCTGGACATTCCAAAGAGGATATTGAGGCACTTTTCAGCTCCATTCTCCCTGGCATCGCCAAGAATCTGGAACAGCTCGCTTCTTCACAGTAA
- the LOC131856002 gene encoding lachrymatory-factor synthase-like, with the protein MAPLEVVWKIVSDFYESYKWFPGMKSCERVEGAPEKGVGSVRRCVTSVQEGNDSFGVEKLIAVDDTNHSYSYRLTDTNMQGFDGYQATIKVCEAKEEGNCLLKWSFELNPAAGHSKEDTEGFLSSAVTAMTKNLEQLASSQ; encoded by the coding sequence ATGGCACCGCTGGAGGTTGTGTGGAAGATAGTGAGTGACTTTTACGAGTCATATAAGTGGTTTCCTGGCATGAAATCGTGTGAAAGAGTGGAGGGAGCGCCTGAAAAGGGCGTGGGCTCTGTGCGTCGCTGTGTAACATCCGTACAGGAGGGCAATGACTCTTTTGGCGTAGAGAAGCTCATCGCTGTGGACGATACTAACCATTCATATAGTTATCGTTTGACAGACACCAACATGCAGGGCTTTGATGGCTACCAGGCTACCATTAAAGTCTGTGAAGCAAAGGAAGAGGGCAACTGTTTGCTGAAATGGTCTTTCGAGTTGAACCCTGCCGCTGGACATTCCAAAGAGGATACTGAGGGCTTTTTAAGCTCTGCTGTCACTGCCATGACCAAGAATCTCGAACAGCTCGCTTCTTCACAGTAA